From the genome of Oncorhynchus kisutch isolate 150728-3 unplaced genomic scaffold, Okis_V2 Okis09a-Okis19a_hom, whole genome shotgun sequence, one region includes:
- the LOC116360510 gene encoding transmembrane protein 121B-like encodes MHTMIAEIGAADNPKASSSYPQPQAAVICPDSPVSFAPDYGVGQLFIRSASSRRDTQTSAGSINPDESSIKPLVSGVSSAITDAYIMTSEEFMQTAPLFGQRSKRNVLYKILCFLILIFQGGILDFYLIIFTDLYWCSWIATDLVVISGWGIFFMKNARSKRERACGFHQKNSIFGCNLGEFTYAYLAWLIYVIACTPKIVLILETSILDLIALKVPFGVTGFKIIMLLSVPLLYCLVNSITEDQNGATRHRSQSCFITTCLDLADCFTLVELFLKNEIPTVYLKYTVISVYFIALGVPVVWLYELTASEMRCRWVWARFLVGVLVNAPLLVVRCFQVYVHKMPVSVFMFKNMFFLACKCLELIEQCFTLRGVRRFGEGSNPAQFSHCVSENEMCPHGYVNTLAVTTQS; translated from the coding sequence ATGCATACAATGATAGCAGAAATTGGTGCCGCCGACAATCCCAAGGCCAGCTCCAGCTATCCCCAACCCCAAGCAGCTGTGATCTGCCCGGACTCACCGGTTTCATTCGCCCCGGACTACGGAGTCGGACAGCTGTTCATACGTAGCGCCTCGTCCAGGAGGGACACACAGACGTCCGCGGGGAGCATCAACCCAGACGAGAGCTCCATCAAGCCGCTGGTATCCGGAGTATCCTCCGCTATTACAGACGCCTATATCATGACCTCTGAGGAATTCATGCAGACCGCTCCCTTGTTCGGCCAGAGGTCCAAGAGGAACGTTCTCTACAAGATCCTGTGTTTCCTCATTCTGATATTCCAAGGAGGCATTCTAGATTTCTACCTCATTATCTTCACGGATCTGTACTGGTGTTCGTGGATCGCCACGGATCTGGTAGTGATCTCTGGCTGGGGGATCTTCTTCATGAAGAACGCCAGGAGCAAGAGAGAGCGGGCGTGTGGGTTCCACCAAAAGAACTCTATATTCGGCTGTAACCTCGGCGAGTTTACCTACGCCTACCTGGCCTGGTTAATCTACGTGATCGCCTGCACCCCTAAAATAGTCCTCATTCTAGAGACTTCGATATTAGATCTCATCGCGCTCAAAGTTCCGTTCGGTGTAACCGGATTTAAGATTATCATGTTGCTCTCGGTCCCGTTACTCTACTGTCTCGTCAATTCTATCACCGAGGACCAGAACGGAGCTACGCGCCACCGGTCCCAAAGCTGCTTCATAACCACCTGTCTGGACCTCGCAGACTGCTTTACCCTGGTGGAGTTGTTTCTGAAGAACGAGATACCGACGGTCTATTTAAAATACACGGTCATCTCGGTGTATTTCATCGCACTGGGCGTCCCAGTGGTGTGGTTATACGAGTTGACAGCCTCCGAGATGCGCTGTCGCTGGGTCTGGGCTAGGTTCCTGGTCGGTGTGTTGGTCAACGCCCCACTTCTGGTGGTGCGGTGTTTCCAGGTGTATGTTCACAAGATGCCCGTCTCAGTGTTCATGTTCAAGAATATGTTCTTCCTGGCCTGTAAGTGTCTGGAGCTGATAGAACAGTGTTTCACATTGCGGGGAGTCAGGAGGTTCGGTGAGGGAAGCAACCCGGCGCAgttctctcactgtgtctcagagaACGAGATGTGTCCCCATGGATATGTCAACACCCTGGCGGTTACCACGCAGTCATAG